One genomic region from Stackebrandtia nassauensis DSM 44728 encodes:
- a CDS encoding peptidoglycan-binding domain-containing protein produces MIGLRKGDSGERVKGLQAVLERAGFKVTVDGDYGPKTAAALLACRKSMGSTADDGNSVTGYAYAQLLTALARKQDD; encoded by the coding sequence GTGATTGGACTGCGCAAGGGCGACTCAGGGGAACGGGTGAAGGGATTGCAGGCCGTGCTGGAGCGGGCCGGTTTCAAGGTCACTGTGGATGGTGATTATGGACCCAAGACCGCGGCGGCGCTGTTGGCGTGCCGCAAGTCGATGGGTTCGACCGCCGACGACGGCAACTCGGTCACCGGGTACGCGTACGCGCAGTTGCTGACGGCGCTGGCTCGTAAGCAGGACGACTGA